The sequence below is a genomic window from Lycium ferocissimum isolate CSIRO_LF1 chromosome 9, AGI_CSIRO_Lferr_CH_V1, whole genome shotgun sequence.
acatctactatatttacataaaaaaaaaaaaaaattaatcttttatatacagtgtaattttcgaCGAAGGGAGATTCGGATGATACGTACTTATGATCCGCCTCAGTAATCACTTCTTTCTCCAGATCAACAGTTAAATCACCATCACCTGGAAAATGTCTCGAGTCCCTAAACACCGAAAAACTCCCGACATAGCGATTGAGACTCCCGTCACTCTCATTTCCAGTGATTTCACTACTCGAGCACGAGTCCCTAATACGTCTCCAAGAATTGCGATTCAAAGAGTAAATTTCAATCCACGCATCGGGTTTTCTCTCATGTTGAAGCACCCTCACTACTTTGTAATCATTGCTATTAGGAACAAAGCCAAAACCAAAGTTATCAGCAACATATCCCATATGAACAATTGGCCTAGGCAAAGCTTTGAATTCATTAGTTAATGGGTTCCATAAGTACACATAAGAAACATGGGACTTTAAAGGTCCACAAATGCAGAGTATTCCATTAACAGGTTCCAATAGCATGAAATCTAGAGATTGCAATTCAATTGGAATCTTAAATTTCCAAATCACGTCACTTTGGCACGAAACATCACTTTTCATCTGCAGTGtgtattttttatcaaaaagtTGGTTCACATAACAAACGATTTTGGGTGTGTATAACAACGCACGCCACATTCTGCAGACGAAACGGAATTGAAAGAGCGATTTTAGTGGCAATCTGTTGAGGATATTGATTATAATATCGATTGGCAGATCAACTAGGTTTGTTTCTCTTTGGGATGAAGAAGTAGTACTTGTTTTGCCGTCTTTCACAGTCTTCAATGGCGGATTATGAGGTGTTTTCGCCATTGATAATCTCCATATGACAATAAAAGGTACAAAATGAATTAAGAAGTTAAGAAAATGATTTCGCAtggccatatttagtgatctTAGAAGTAGAGCCAGCATTTGAGGACCTGAGGTGCgtatatattttcatcaaatGAAATGACTTAACTGTATTTTGATCCTTCTGATTTTTGTCTAAGCACATTTTGATCCCtctatataaaaaatatgttatAATATCATTTTTAGAACTAAATGTTATTACTCGAATATGAAGTATAACAGTATAAATGTAACGCAGAAGGATCATGATCAGTTGAAAGTTAAATGTGCTTAATCAAATATCATATGCTCTAATCAGAATTTGTCAGTATTTCAGGATATAACGGGTGATAATTCCCCTATTAATTAAgttagtaagaaatatattatgtaataTACTTTGTTTACTTATATAGTTATATGGAGTGTGATTAGTTTTTCCCCGTAGAAATTAGAATAGTTCACAAGAGAGTAAGTTGCTTAAAAGATGGAGAGATTTGGTAGAGATACTTAAAAGGAGGGAGTTTGTTATCAATTTGAACGTTAACGAAGAT
It includes:
- the LOC132031954 gene encoding putative F-box protein At3g10430, which encodes MAKTPHNPPLKTVKDGKTSTTSSSQRETNLVDLPIDIIINILNRLPLKSLFQFRFVCRMWRALLYTPKIVCYVNQLFDKKYTLQMKSDVSCQSDVIWKFKIPIELQSLDFMLLEPVNGILCICGPLKSHVSYVYLWNPLTNEFKALPRPIVHMGYVADNFGFGFVPNSNDYKVVRVLQHERKPDAWIEIYSLNRNSWRRIRDSCSSSEITGNESDGSLNRYVGSFSVFRDSRHFPGDGDLTVDLEKEVITEADHKKKHCKAVTWKNERNAIYLKFPEDDLVLCDNDDDDGRRYSSRFDFTGSLVSLGRDHVNLG